The genomic window GAGTGATAAATCCGCTGCGTGGCCTTCTGATAATCCCCTGGCTTGGCCCAGAAGATGTTGGACACAAAGGTCTGCGGATTGCGGTCGTAGAGCGGGAACCAGCTCGACTGTACCTGCACCATCACGCGGTGGCCCGGCAGGAAGACGTGATTGGCGTTGGGCAATTCGAAGCGGTAGGCCAGCGGCTGGTTGGCGGTGAGCGGTTTGGGGTTGTCGTAGCCTTCGCGATAGCGGCCGCGGAAGATGTCCATCGCCACGGCGAGTTGATAGCCCCCCATTTCCGGCTGTTCTGCGACCTGATCGGGATACACGTCGATCAGCTTCACCACCCAGTCGCTGTCGGTGCCGCTGGTCGATGCGGTCAGATGTACGACGGGTGCACCAGCAATGGTCAGCGGCTGGGTGAGTACGTCGGAAACATACGTGACGACATCGGTGCGGCCGGACGCTTCGCGTTGATCGTCCACCAGCCACTGCGGCCAGGTGAGACCGTTGTCGTAGCCGATCGGTTGAATCGGGCGTGCGCGGAACGGTACGGGGCGAGCCGGATCGGAGATGTATTCGTCATAGCTCGCGCCGTTGGCAGGCGCGCTGAAACCGAGCTTGTTGCCGGCTTGCAGATACAGCGGACGGCTCTTGGCCTTGCAGCCATCTTCACAGGCGAGCGGCCAACGACTGAGGCGTTGCCATTGGTTGGTGCCGGTCTGGAAGGCAGTGACTGGCGCAATATCGGCTTTGGGTGCGCCATCTTTCAGGTATTGCGCCAGATACGGGCGCAAGATGTGTTCGCGGAAATATTTGGCAGTGTCGCTGCCGAACTGGATCGCGCCGAGCGAGCTGCCTTCCTCGATTTCCTGTCCGTGATGCCAGGGCCCCATGACCAGCTTGACCATCTCGCCGCTGGTGTCTTTGGGTTTGATCGCGCGATACACGGCCAGTGCGCCGTAGATGTCTTCCTGATCCCACAAGCTGTGCACCAGCATGGTCGGCACTTTCAGCGGTTGCGCGGCGAGCACTTTATCGACGGCTTGTTCGCTCCAGAACGAGTCGTAGGCCGGATGCGCAATCATCTTGTTCCAAAAACCAAGCTGCTCCATGCCGTACTGGCGCCCCAGTTCACCGGCGGAGCCTGCCTGCATGAACAGGTCGTATTCGTCGTGATAACTGGTCCACCACTTGTAGCAGTTGTCGCGGCAGGCAGACTGCTCGTAGATGTAGGACATGTTCTGCTGGCGGAAGGCGCCGTGATGGAACCAGTCATCGCCCATCCAGCCGTCCACCATCGGATTCATCGGCACGGCGACTTTGAGTGCCGGATGCGGATGGATGATCGACATCAGCGGTTCGAAACCGTCGTAGGAAATGCCGATGGTGCCGACTTTGCCGTTCGACTCCGGCACGTTTTTCACCAGCCAGTCGATGGTGTCGTATGTGTCGCTGGCGTCATCGACCGGAGTGGGATTGAGCGGGCCGTGGATCGGCCGGTTCATCACGTAATCGCCTTCGGAGCCGTATTTGCCGCGGATGTCCTGGATGACGCGGATGTAGTGATCTTCCACGATCACGTCGGTGGCGTTGTCGTAGCCTTCCAGCATTGGGCCAAGATGGCCGCTCATCATGTGATGGGTGAGTTCTTTCGCATCGTAAGGCGTGCGGGTGAGCACGATGCCGGCGTGTGTTATGCCCTTGGGAATCAGGATCACTGTGTTGAGCTTTACGCCATCGCGCATCGGAATCATCACGTCGCGTTCGACGTAGTCGTAGCTGCTCGTGACTGGCGTGAACTGCGCAGGTGTTTCGCTGGGGTAATTCGGGTATTGCGAAGGGCCGGGCGGATCCGTCGCCAGTACTGCGCCGCTCAGGGTGAGCAGCAGGGCAAACATCGCAGGCTTGAGCCCGCGTAACGCGATCGCGGCACGACTCGACTTCATGGTGACTCCCCGTTGGATGTGCAGCTAGCCTAGCCTTAATGCACAGGCTGGGCATGCGGCAGTGCCGAAAGGCATATCGCTATCGTTCGGGCGTTTTGGTCCTCGGAATACTGAACTTCACTAGGCGTCATTCCGGCGAAG from Dyella caseinilytica includes these protein-coding regions:
- a CDS encoding CocE/NonD family hydrolase gives rise to the protein MKSSRAAIALRGLKPAMFALLLTLSGAVLATDPPGPSQYPNYPSETPAQFTPVTSSYDYVERDVMIPMRDGVKLNTVILIPKGITHAGIVLTRTPYDAKELTHHMMSGHLGPMLEGYDNATDVIVEDHYIRVIQDIRGKYGSEGDYVMNRPIHGPLNPTPVDDASDTYDTIDWLVKNVPESNGKVGTIGISYDGFEPLMSIIHPHPALKVAVPMNPMVDGWMGDDWFHHGAFRQQNMSYIYEQSACRDNCYKWWTSYHDEYDLFMQAGSAGELGRQYGMEQLGFWNKMIAHPAYDSFWSEQAVDKVLAAQPLKVPTMLVHSLWDQEDIYGALAVYRAIKPKDTSGEMVKLVMGPWHHGQEIEEGSSLGAIQFGSDTAKYFREHILRPYLAQYLKDGAPKADIAPVTAFQTGTNQWQRLSRWPLACEDGCKAKSRPLYLQAGNKLGFSAPANGASYDEYISDPARPVPFRARPIQPIGYDNGLTWPQWLVDDQREASGRTDVVTYVSDVLTQPLTIAGAPVVHLTASTSGTDSDWVVKLIDVYPDQVAEQPEMGGYQLAVAMDIFRGRYREGYDNPKPLTANQPLAYRFELPNANHVFLPGHRVMVQVQSSWFPLYDRNPQTFVSNIFWAKPGDYQKATQRIYHSADQASYISLPVIGD